One Sporomusaceae bacterium ACPt DNA window includes the following coding sequences:
- the dan gene encoding D-aminoacylase — MKILIKNGLIIDGTGKARHSADLVVEDELIAAIGNVESSAGIDQVIDAQGLIVAPGFIDTHSHSDLAVLINPYIEPKIRQGITTEVLGQDGISMAPLPKKYISPWRKNLAGLDGDSDDIDWGYETTGGYLRLMETAGTGLNESYLAPHGNIRMEAMGLDNRPPTPDELAKMCDITRRELAAGAFGLSTGLIYMPCAYAAAAELIELCKVVAEYDGVFVVHQRSEADTILSSMREVIDIARRSGVKVHFSHFKVCGRKNWGLLDRVLELLDEAQAEGIRISFDQYPYVAGSTMLGVILPPWAHDGGTDQLLKRLESPELRKKMIYDIEHGLPGWDNFIDFAGLDQIFVTSVKTAANQDLVGKNLLEIGSLRGKDPYEATFDLLYQEQNAVGMVDFYGLEEHVIRFLTRPEQNVCTDGLLGGKPHPRVFGSFPRVLGKYVRDNKALTLEAAVRKMTAKPAEVFGFNRRGILKPGYFADIVIFNPDTVLDQGTFVEPAQYPLGIEYVLINGQVAVRSGVYEKKPAGKVLRKATNQVN, encoded by the coding sequence ATGAAAATTTTGATTAAGAATGGCCTGATTATTGACGGTACTGGAAAAGCACGGCATTCAGCCGATCTTGTCGTTGAAGATGAGCTCATCGCCGCTATTGGGAATGTAGAGAGCTCAGCCGGGATTGATCAAGTCATCGACGCCCAAGGCCTGATTGTGGCTCCCGGATTTATCGACACGCACAGCCATTCTGACCTGGCGGTTCTGATTAATCCTTATATTGAACCCAAAATCCGTCAGGGGATTACTACCGAAGTGTTGGGTCAGGACGGCATTTCCATGGCGCCGCTGCCGAAAAAGTATATTTCACCCTGGCGCAAGAACCTGGCCGGTCTTGATGGAGACAGTGATGATATTGACTGGGGATATGAAACTACCGGTGGTTATTTACGGCTGATGGAAACTGCCGGAACGGGTCTGAATGAGAGCTATCTGGCACCCCACGGCAACATCCGGATGGAGGCCATGGGACTGGATAACCGTCCGCCTACGCCGGACGAACTGGCCAAAATGTGTGACATTACCCGGCGGGAACTTGCGGCCGGCGCCTTTGGCCTGTCGACAGGACTGATCTATATGCCTTGTGCTTACGCTGCCGCTGCCGAGCTCATTGAACTGTGCAAGGTTGTAGCCGAATATGATGGCGTGTTTGTCGTTCACCAGCGCAGCGAAGCCGACACCATTCTGTCATCCATGCGAGAAGTGATTGATATTGCCCGCCGGTCCGGGGTGAAAGTTCACTTTTCTCATTTCAAAGTGTGCGGGCGAAAAAATTGGGGTTTGCTTGACCGGGTGCTTGAATTGTTGGATGAAGCGCAAGCTGAGGGAATAAGGATATCTTTTGATCAATACCCTTATGTTGCCGGCAGCACCATGCTTGGCGTAATTCTGCCGCCATGGGCGCATGACGGCGGGACCGACCAACTGCTAAAACGGTTGGAAAGCCCGGAATTGCGCAAAAAAATGATCTATGACATTGAACATGGGCTGCCCGGGTGGGATAACTTTATTGACTTTGCCGGGCTGGACCAGATTTTTGTTACCAGTGTCAAGACGGCTGCCAATCAGGACCTGGTGGGCAAAAATTTGCTGGAGATCGGCAGTCTGCGCGGCAAAGATCCGTATGAGGCCACTTTTGATTTACTGTATCAGGAACAAAACGCTGTCGGCATGGTGGATTTTTATGGCCTGGAAGAACACGTTATCCGCTTTCTGACCCGTCCCGAGCAAAATGTTTGCACCGACGGACTGTTAGGAGGCAAGCCCCACCCCCGGGTCTTTGGCTCTTTCCCCAGGGTGTTGGGGAAATATGTGCGCGACAACAAGGCGTTAACTTTGGAAGCGGCAGTCCGGAAAATGACGGCCAAGCCGGCGGAAGTTTTCGGTTTTAACCGGCGCGGTATACTGAAGCCGGGATATTTTGCCGACATTGTCATATTTAATCCTGACACGGTGCTGGATCAAGGAACATTCGTCGAGCCGGCACAGTATCCCTTAGGCATCGAATATGTTTTAATCAACGGACAAGTGGCCGTACGTTCAGGCGTTTATGAGAAAAAACCGGCCGGAAAAGTGCTCCGTAAAGCTACTAATCAAGTTAACTGA
- the dapE_2 gene encoding Succinyl-diaminopimelate desuccinylase, which translates to MLSNQREQTVIALCQELIRQPSYSGREQAAAARMKQALRELGYDEILVDAYGNIIGHIKGNRPGKTILFDGHIDTVPVADESKWQHAPFAGQLEDGKIYGRGASDMKGAVSAMIAAAGYFAADSRRDFAGDIYVAGVVHEECFEGIAARQISQLVKPDYVVIGEASELNLKRGQRGRAEIVVETYGKPAHSANPQAGVNAVYHMSELIGRIRTIETAVHEVLGQGILELTDIKSSPYPGASVVPDYCRATYDRRLLVGETKESVLKPLNELIERMKAENPDFNAKVSFATGREKCYTGSDIEGERFFPGWIYDESDEFVQAALAGLRAVGLHPEVTQYSFCTNGSHYAGEAGIKTIGFGPSRENLAHTIDEYIEVDQLLKATAGYYGILKSVFAQHG; encoded by the coding sequence TTGTTATCCAACCAGCGGGAACAAACAGTAATAGCCTTGTGTCAGGAGCTCATCCGGCAGCCAAGCTATTCCGGCCGGGAACAGGCGGCCGCCGCCAGGATGAAACAGGCGTTGCGGGAACTGGGCTATGATGAAATACTTGTTGATGCGTATGGCAACATCATTGGTCACATCAAAGGCAACCGGCCGGGAAAGACAATTTTATTCGATGGCCACATCGATACCGTGCCTGTTGCCGATGAGTCTAAATGGCAGCACGCTCCTTTTGCCGGACAACTGGAGGATGGCAAAATATATGGTCGCGGCGCATCGGACATGAAAGGGGCGGTCAGCGCCATGATTGCTGCCGCCGGCTACTTTGCCGCCGACAGCCGGCGCGATTTTGCCGGTGATATCTATGTGGCCGGCGTGGTGCATGAGGAATGTTTCGAAGGGATTGCCGCGCGGCAGATCAGTCAATTGGTCAAGCCGGATTATGTGGTTATCGGCGAGGCCTCAGAATTGAATTTGAAACGGGGCCAGCGCGGCCGGGCGGAAATTGTCGTTGAGACTTACGGTAAACCGGCTCATTCGGCCAATCCTCAGGCAGGGGTAAACGCTGTCTATCATATGAGCGAACTGATTGGCAGGATTCGCACTATTGAAACAGCTGTCCATGAAGTTTTGGGGCAGGGGATTTTAGAATTGACAGATATTAAATCATCGCCTTACCCCGGGGCCTCGGTCGTTCCCGATTATTGCCGGGCCACCTATGACCGCCGGCTGCTGGTCGGCGAAACCAAGGAGTCGGTCTTAAAACCCTTGAACGAGTTAATTGAGCGGATGAAAGCCGAAAATCCCGATTTTAACGCCAAAGTTTCCTTCGCGACCGGCCGGGAGAAATGCTATACCGGATCCGATATTGAGGGGGAACGGTTTTTTCCCGGCTGGATTTATGATGAGAGCGACGAATTTGTGCAAGCGGCCTTAGCCGGGTTAAGGGCTGTGGGTTTACATCCCGAAGTTACCCAGTATTCATTCTGTACCAACGGCAGTCATTATGCCGGTGAAGCCGGTATCAAGACAATTGGTTTCGGTCCATCCCGGGAAAATTTGGCACATACCATTGACGAATATATTGAAGTTGATCAACTATTGAAGGCAACGGCCGGTTATTACGGAATACTAAAATCGGTGTTTGCCCAACATGGGTGA